The nucleotide sequence TCACGAGCCGCTAGCAATGATTCGTAACACAGACCAAATCCCTTACTTTGAAGAACACGGCATCAAAACCGTTATCGCAGACCTTGAAAAAGATTTCTCACATGCTTATCAAGGCGTGGATGCTGTTATCTTTGCCGCAGGCTCAGGCCCAAACACTGGACTGGACAAGACGATCACTGTCGACCAGGAAGGCGCAATCCGAGCGGTCGAGTATGCGAAGCAATATGGCGTAAAGCACTTTGTCATGCTGAGTGCGATGCGCGCAGAAGACCCGTTAGCTGGACCAGAAAAACTTCAGCCATATTTGTATGCAAAACGCCGTGCAGACGAATACTTAAAAGCAACAGACATCGCATATACAATTGTCCGCCCAGGACCGCTTACAAATGACGCTGGCACAGGTCAAGTACAGATAGAGAAACAGATTGAAACACCTGATCACAATTCAATCCCGCGTGAAGATGTCGCGAAAGCTCTCGCAAAAACAGTTGGCCAAGAAAACGTCTACGGTGTTTCCTATGATTTGCTTTCAGGAAGTGTCAAGATCGAAGACGCCCTAAGCAAATTATAAATGGAACAGGAAGCCACAGGGGTGAACCCTGTGGTTTTTGTAAATAGTGGAGGAACAGAAAATGGACCCATATTTAGAACAGTTTGAACAGTGGCTTGTACCTGTGTTAATTTTTCTCGGCTTCTTATTGCTGCGGAAGATTTTCACGAAATATATTTTTAAACTCATATTGAGAATGGCCAAGAAGGTCAATTCGGATATTCTCACTCACGTTTTTACAGCTTTTGAAAGCCCATTACGAAGCTTGTTTGTCATCTTAGGAATCTACATTTCCATGCAATACGTTCCAGCGCTCAATCCATATGAAGAAACGATTATGAAGTTTATCCGCTCCGGGTATGTCATCTTAATCGCATGGGGGCTGTACAATCTTTCATCCGCTTCGTCGCTATTTTTCTGGGAGCTGAATGAGCGGTTTAAGATTAAGATTGATCAGATCCTCGTCCCATTTTTGTCTAAAACACTTCGGTTTATCATTATTGCGATTACAATCAGCATTATTGCCCAAGAGTTTAATTATGACGTAAACGGCTTTGTTGCAGGGCTCGGACTCGGCGGACTTGCGTTTGCGCTTGCTGCAAAAGATGCATTAAGCAACTTATTCGGCGGGATTGTAATCATTACTGAAAAACCATTTTCGATTAATGATTGGATTAAGACTCCGAGTGTAGAAGGGACAGTGGAGGATATTACATTTCGCAGCACGAAGATTCGCACCTTCGCTCAGGCGGTTGTGACCGTGCCGAACGCGACTCTTGCCAATGAGCCGATTATGAATTGGAGCATGATGGGGAAGCGGCAGATTACGTTCAACCTTGGCGTGACTTATCATACGTCAAAGGATCAAATGCAGCGCGTAGTCTCAGAGATCGAAGCGATGCTGAAAGCGCATGACGGCGTGCATCCAGAAACAATTTTTGTGAAGTTTGATACATACAATGACAGCAGTCTTGATATCTTCCTTTATTTCTTTACGAATACGACAGCATGGGAAGAATTTTTGAATGTAAAGCAGGACATTAATTTTCGCATTATGGAAATCCTTGAGCAAGAAGGTGTTCAAGTCGCCTTTCCAAGCCGTACGCTGTATGTAGAGAAGCAGGAAGGGAACGATACGATGTTCATGAACGACTGATCCAAAAAAACATTTTGACAAAATATTTTAAAATATGTTTAATATCTTGTTATAGGGGGAAGTGCATACTATCCCCCTTTTCAGATCATCTATCCCCCGTGGAACCACTCATGCCCCATGAGTGGTCTTTTTTTGTGCCCGCGTTTAGATTAAATGGGCAGATGAGGGGGAGGTGACCCTTACTGCTTTGTTTCCAATTCAATTCTTATTTTTTTCAACGCACTCCGGCGCCAGCTTTTGACTGCTCCTCGTGTCGTTTGTTCTTCCTCAGCAATTTCGGTTATCGTTTTGCCTTCAAAAAGATGTTTCTGCACCCAAATTTTCTGTCGTTCTGAACATGAATGGC is from Bacillus tianshenii and encodes:
- a CDS encoding SDR family oxidoreductase, whose protein sequence is MKVLVIGANGKVARDAVVYLQEEGHEPLAMIRNTDQIPYFEEHGIKTVIADLEKDFSHAYQGVDAVIFAAGSGPNTGLDKTITVDQEGAIRAVEYAKQYGVKHFVMLSAMRAEDPLAGPEKLQPYLYAKRRADEYLKATDIAYTIVRPGPLTNDAGTGQVQIEKQIETPDHNSIPREDVAKALAKTVGQENVYGVSYDLLSGSVKIEDALSKL
- a CDS encoding mechanosensitive ion channel family protein, with the protein product MDPYLEQFEQWLVPVLIFLGFLLLRKIFTKYIFKLILRMAKKVNSDILTHVFTAFESPLRSLFVILGIYISMQYVPALNPYEETIMKFIRSGYVILIAWGLYNLSSASSLFFWELNERFKIKIDQILVPFLSKTLRFIIIAITISIIAQEFNYDVNGFVAGLGLGGLAFALAAKDALSNLFGGIVIITEKPFSINDWIKTPSVEGTVEDITFRSTKIRTFAQAVVTVPNATLANEPIMNWSMMGKRQITFNLGVTYHTSKDQMQRVVSEIEAMLKAHDGVHPETIFVKFDTYNDSSLDIFLYFFTNTTAWEEFLNVKQDINFRIMEILEQEGVQVAFPSRTLYVEKQEGNDTMFMND